A stretch of the Poseidonibacter parvus genome encodes the following:
- a CDS encoding ArsI/CadI family heavy metal resistance metalloenzyme codes for MNNKKRLHMHITVDNLEESIHFYNTQFDAKPTKIKKDYAQWLLEDMAVNFAISTKGEQKGLNHLGVQYESDEALATAQKSFEDAGIKGKEEAGAICCYKESNKYWVNDPSGLIWENYHSMSDVEVYGDNEHSECCTPTFNDDKKKAAFSIANPNNGCC; via the coding sequence ATGAACAATAAAAAAAGATTACATATGCATATAACAGTGGATAACTTAGAAGAAAGTATACATTTTTATAATACACAGTTTGATGCAAAACCTACAAAAATAAAAAAAGATTATGCACAATGGTTACTAGAAGATATGGCAGTAAACTTTGCAATCTCTACAAAAGGTGAGCAAAAAGGTCTTAATCACTTAGGAGTTCAGTACGAAAGCGATGAAGCACTAGCTACTGCTCAAAAAAGTTTTGAAGATGCTGGAATAAAAGGTAAAGAAGAAGCTGGAGCAATCTGCTGTTATAAAGAATCAAATAAATACTGGGTAAATGACCCAAGTGGACTAATCTGGGAAAACTACCACTCAATGTCTGATGTAGAAGTTTATGGAGACAATGAACATAGCGAGTGCTGTACTCCAACTTTTAATGATGATAAAAAGAAAGCAGCTTTTTCTATTGCTAATCCTAACAACGGTTGTTGTTAG
- a CDS encoding type II toxin-antitoxin system prevent-host-death family antitoxin — protein MVINANEIKTKGVSIFSTLLDKFDELIINVRGKNKFVVIDIERYKELRANELDLAYLKTMQDIEKGNYKTQSAKEHIEELKNEL, from the coding sequence ATGGTAATAAATGCAAATGAAATAAAAACAAAAGGTGTTTCAATATTTTCAACACTTCTTGATAAATTTGATGAACTTATTATAAATGTTAGAGGAAAAAATAAATTTGTTGTTATTGATATTGAAAGATACAAAGAACTAAGAGCAAATGAACTTGATTTAGCATACTTAAAAACTATGCAAGATATAGAAAAAGGTAATTATAAAACTCAAAGTGCAAAAGAGCATATTGAAGAATTAAAAAATGAGTTATAA